A single genomic interval of Sinorhizobium meliloti harbors:
- a CDS encoding AI-2E family transporter, which translates to MAEDQPHKDAGSTGRPDEPSIEARITDIARIGVVVLFAYWSLTLVAPFAIIIIWAIILTVALYPLYQELSVLLGQRVRLAAALITFVSLVIIVGPLAAIAFNFAEGVQTLFTRLSEGSSLVPLPTENVKSWPLIGERVFEAWSLASVNLESAVKRFEPSLLHVGSVVLSKVASVGVGLLSFVASVLVAGFLFGSGARFAENVQGFARRMGGNRGVGFVQLAAATIRNVARGVIGVALLQAFLCALILSLFSAPAPGMVAFVVLILCIVQIGPALALLPVMIWAWTELNPAAAALLTLLLIPLILIDNVMKPVLVARGLSTPTLVILLGVLGGTLSYGLIGLFLGPIVLSVFHDLVMVWMRGGSAAPNTPPLAAASEGISEQN; encoded by the coding sequence ATGGCTGAGGATCAGCCTCACAAGGACGCTGGGAGTACCGGCCGACCTGACGAGCCATCAATAGAAGCGAGGATTACGGATATCGCCCGAATCGGGGTGGTCGTGCTTTTCGCCTATTGGTCGCTTACCCTTGTCGCTCCGTTCGCCATCATTATCATCTGGGCGATAATTTTGACTGTTGCTCTCTATCCGCTATATCAGGAGCTTAGCGTCTTGCTTGGCCAACGCGTTCGATTGGCCGCGGCCTTGATCACATTTGTCAGTCTCGTGATCATCGTAGGCCCGCTTGCAGCTATTGCTTTTAACTTCGCTGAAGGTGTGCAGACGCTTTTCACCAGATTGAGCGAGGGTTCCTCCCTGGTGCCACTGCCCACGGAAAATGTCAAAAGCTGGCCACTCATCGGTGAGCGCGTTTTTGAGGCCTGGAGCCTTGCCTCTGTCAATCTTGAATCGGCAGTGAAGCGCTTTGAACCATCGTTGCTGCATGTTGGGAGCGTCGTCCTAAGCAAAGTTGCCAGCGTCGGCGTTGGCCTGTTGAGCTTCGTGGCGTCCGTGCTCGTGGCAGGCTTTCTTTTCGGGTCCGGTGCGCGCTTTGCCGAAAACGTGCAAGGCTTCGCTCGCAGAATGGGTGGGAATAGGGGCGTGGGTTTTGTGCAGCTCGCGGCGGCCACTATCCGTAATGTGGCGCGTGGAGTAATCGGTGTCGCGCTGTTGCAGGCGTTTCTTTGCGCACTGATCTTAAGCCTGTTTAGCGCACCAGCGCCTGGGATGGTGGCGTTTGTCGTGCTGATCCTATGCATTGTTCAAATCGGGCCAGCGCTTGCTTTGTTGCCTGTCATGATTTGGGCCTGGACAGAGTTGAATCCGGCCGCTGCAGCACTACTCACGCTCTTGTTGATCCCTCTGATCCTCATCGACAACGTGATGAAGCCGGTGTTGGTGGCTCGCGGACTTTCGACTCCGACTCTCGTAATTCTTCTCGGTGTGCTTGGAGGTACTCTGTCCTATGGTTTGATCGGCTTGTTCCTCGGACCCATCGTCCTCAGTGTTTTCCACGACTTGGTGATGGTTTGGATGAGAGGTGGATCAGCGGCACCTAACACGCCGCCCCTGGCGGCAGCTTCAGAGGGAATATCGGAACAGAATTGA
- the ppk2 gene encoding polyphosphate kinase 2 encodes MDAEHDRSLQVRERGNEETGSHKYEEEMARLQIELSHLQAWVKTSGARIVIIFEGRDAAGKGGLIKRLTERVSPRVFRVVALPAPTDREKTQMYMQRYVAHLPAGGEIVIFDRSWYNRPGVERVMGFCSVKQARRFLELVPRFEAAIVESGVMLLKYFLTVSEEEQERRFRRRIRDPRRQWKLSPMDLESYRRWWDYSRAYDEMIRMSDSPQAPWWIVPSDSKKRARVNCISHILKSIPYERIKYDKPELGKRQKRPDDFVDDNTARNIVPNVY; translated from the coding sequence ATGGACGCGGAGCACGACAGATCTTTGCAGGTGCGGGAGCGCGGCAATGAAGAGACCGGATCGCACAAATATGAAGAGGAAATGGCAAGGCTTCAGATTGAGCTGTCCCATCTCCAGGCCTGGGTGAAGACATCCGGCGCCCGCATTGTGATTATTTTCGAAGGACGTGACGCGGCCGGAAAAGGAGGCCTTATCAAAAGGCTTACCGAGCGCGTCAGCCCACGCGTGTTTCGCGTCGTTGCCTTGCCGGCGCCGACAGACCGGGAGAAGACGCAAATGTACATGCAACGATATGTGGCGCATCTTCCCGCCGGGGGAGAGATCGTCATATTCGACCGCAGCTGGTACAATCGTCCGGGCGTCGAGAGAGTGATGGGTTTTTGTTCCGTCAAGCAGGCGCGGCGCTTTCTCGAACTGGTGCCCCGTTTTGAGGCGGCGATCGTCGAAAGCGGCGTGATGCTGCTAAAGTACTTCCTAACGGTGAGCGAAGAGGAACAGGAGCGTCGGTTTCGACGCCGGATTCGCGATCCACGGCGGCAATGGAAACTCAGCCCCATGGATCTCGAGTCTTATCGCCGTTGGTGGGATTACAGCCGCGCCTACGATGAGATGATCCGGATGAGCGATAGTCCGCAGGCGCCATGGTGGATCGTCCCCTCGGACAGTAAAAAGCGCGCGCGGGTCAATTGCATCAGCCACATTCTCAAGTCTATCCCGTACGAGAGGATCAAGTACGACAAACCGGAACTCGGCAAGCGTCAAAAGCGGCCGGACGATTTCGTCGACGACAACACAGCACGCAACATAGTCCCGAACGTTTACTAA
- a CDS encoding helix-turn-helix domain-containing protein: MDAYVANALQAGTIMPAARTNQEDVESRPLSNFADGERIYMDGERAGQIYRVEYGAVRICRILANGRRQILAFHFGGNWFGLQAEDLRRSSAEAVGATGIKCVNIQETPGMWQGLLPVILDSFSSAQEHQLVIGRHSAIERVAAFLLEMSDRSGALCKYDLFMPRVDIADYLGLTIETVSRSLTKLKSRGVIKLNGTRGIEILNQEMLENLCM, translated from the coding sequence ATGGACGCTTATGTAGCAAACGCGTTGCAAGCCGGCACAATCATGCCCGCTGCCAGGACTAACCAGGAAGATGTGGAATCGAGGCCGCTGAGCAACTTTGCCGACGGAGAGAGGATTTACATGGATGGGGAGAGGGCCGGCCAAATCTATCGCGTGGAATATGGCGCAGTTCGCATTTGTCGCATACTGGCCAATGGCCGTCGGCAAATTCTTGCGTTTCATTTCGGCGGTAACTGGTTCGGCCTGCAAGCCGAAGATCTGCGGCGCTCCTCCGCGGAAGCGGTAGGCGCTACCGGAATAAAATGCGTCAACATTCAGGAAACGCCAGGCATGTGGCAGGGTCTGCTTCCCGTTATCCTCGACAGCTTTTCGTCGGCGCAAGAGCATCAATTGGTGATTGGTCGTCACAGTGCGATCGAGCGTGTGGCAGCCTTCCTGCTCGAAATGTCGGATCGCTCAGGAGCGCTCTGCAAATATGATCTCTTCATGCCACGCGTCGACATTGCTGATTATCTCGGATTGACCATCGAAACCGTCTCACGCTCACTTACCAAACTAAAAAGCAGAGGCGTCATCAAACTGAACGGAACTCGCGGCATCGAGATCCTTAATCAGGAGATGCTGGAGAATTTGTGCATGTAG
- a CDS encoding mechanosensitive ion channel family protein has translation MSATLERGRRGIFIVLALLFFQPGFGQPSLVAAQEPATTASPAKVQQLFQLLDDPEVREWLSTKQAVAPSTAVPAASLASRWIGEIRRHLDGLRDAAPRMVPEWQAAKARITSDMPNLGAMPIFRGLVLILLAGYSAEFLLRYLLRRSAKGHSGQFGHSLAALTRIVPIMAFAIAGVSAFALSDWPAQLEAAVAPLLIAWIISRLLISIVWAASRPAFKGATEDAQEGNGAIAPRVAQFWYRRSVLLICALAFLWAVQDLMRALSFPNDVNDLVTAALGFVVLGMAIEATLCRPMAATTAARRTMHNATIVAFLVLLWLLWVAGMKVLFWIGVYILALPPLLRFTSALTRAMLVVSAADDVPVMRNVLIERGARFMIIALAAAWLAVVFRFNGTAMMQDDEFNRIFRGVLAGVVILLAADLIWQLVKEYIGLRIKRASIDVGDPARLARSMRLRTLLPILRNFLAAFIAVTAGMMVLSGLGVAVGPLIAGAGVFGVAIGFGSQSLVKDIISGIFYMMDDAFRVGEYIQSGSYMGTVESFSIRSVKLRHHRGPVFTVPFGTLGAVQNMSRDWVVDKFMINVSYDSDVAKVKKVVKGIGTALLEDPELAPMIIETVKMKGVEQFGDYGITLSFALTTKPGSQAQIRRRAQALIKEAFDANGIHFASPTVQVAGDDAQSAAAAATTRDAITKKHLAALAAEAPAK, from the coding sequence ATGAGCGCAACCTTGGAGCGTGGACGTCGAGGCATTTTTATCGTCTTAGCCCTTCTGTTCTTCCAACCGGGTTTTGGCCAACCGAGTCTCGTGGCGGCGCAAGAGCCGGCCACTACAGCTTCCCCAGCAAAGGTACAGCAGCTATTTCAGTTGCTTGACGATCCGGAAGTACGCGAATGGCTCTCGACGAAGCAGGCCGTTGCGCCGTCGACTGCGGTGCCAGCGGCGAGCCTTGCCTCGCGATGGATTGGAGAGATCCGGCGGCACCTTGACGGTTTGCGGGATGCCGCGCCACGAATGGTCCCGGAATGGCAGGCGGCAAAAGCCCGCATAACGAGCGACATGCCTAATCTGGGAGCGATGCCGATCTTCAGGGGCCTAGTGCTTATTCTCCTTGCCGGTTACAGCGCGGAATTTCTCCTGCGTTACCTCCTGCGCCGCAGTGCAAAAGGACATTCGGGGCAATTCGGTCACAGCCTTGCCGCCTTAACGCGTATCGTGCCCATAATGGCTTTCGCCATCGCGGGCGTCTCGGCTTTCGCGCTTTCCGATTGGCCGGCGCAGTTGGAGGCGGCGGTCGCGCCGCTGCTCATCGCGTGGATCATCTCCCGCCTGCTGATTTCAATCGTTTGGGCGGCATCGAGGCCCGCATTTAAGGGCGCGACCGAGGACGCACAGGAGGGAAATGGGGCCATCGCCCCGCGCGTGGCTCAGTTCTGGTATAGACGGTCCGTTCTTCTGATATGCGCACTGGCTTTCCTGTGGGCTGTCCAGGATCTTATGCGGGCGCTCTCGTTTCCAAATGACGTCAATGATCTCGTTACAGCCGCTCTCGGCTTCGTGGTCCTGGGGATGGCAATCGAAGCCACGTTGTGCCGCCCCATGGCGGCGACGACGGCCGCGCGGCGAACGATGCACAACGCGACTATCGTCGCTTTCCTTGTTCTGCTGTGGCTACTCTGGGTCGCCGGCATGAAGGTGCTCTTCTGGATCGGCGTTTATATTCTCGCCCTGCCGCCGCTGTTGCGTTTCACTAGCGCGCTGACCAGGGCAATGCTCGTCGTTTCGGCTGCCGACGACGTTCCGGTAATGCGCAATGTCCTGATCGAGCGTGGTGCAAGGTTCATGATCATCGCGCTCGCTGCCGCCTGGCTTGCCGTCGTCTTCCGCTTCAACGGGACAGCGATGATGCAGGACGACGAATTCAATCGCATTTTCCGCGGCGTACTCGCCGGCGTCGTGATTCTGCTTGCCGCAGATCTGATCTGGCAACTGGTGAAGGAATACATCGGCCTCCGCATCAAGAGGGCCAGTATAGACGTCGGGGATCCAGCCCGGCTTGCTCGCAGCATGCGGCTGCGCACGCTGCTGCCGATCCTGCGCAACTTCCTCGCAGCCTTTATCGCAGTCACCGCCGGCATGATGGTCCTCTCCGGCCTTGGCGTCGCAGTCGGTCCGCTGATCGCCGGCGCCGGGGTCTTCGGCGTCGCAATCGGCTTCGGCTCACAGAGCTTGGTCAAGGATATTATCAGCGGTATCTTCTACATGATGGACGATGCTTTCCGGGTCGGCGAGTATATCCAGAGCGGCAGCTACATGGGAACGGTCGAATCCTTCAGCATCCGCTCCGTCAAGCTGCGTCATCACCGGGGACCGGTGTTCACAGTGCCTTTCGGAACGCTTGGCGCCGTGCAGAACATGAGCCGCGATTGGGTCGTCGACAAGTTCATGATCAATGTTTCCTATGACTCCGACGTCGCCAAGGTGAAGAAGGTGGTGAAGGGCATCGGGACCGCGTTGCTCGAAGACCCGGAGCTCGCGCCGATGATCATCGAAACGGTGAAGATGAAAGGCGTAGAGCAGTTCGGCGATTACGGCATAACGCTAAGCTTCGCCCTGACCACCAAGCCAGGATCTCAAGCCCAGATCAGACGCCGCGCTCAAGCCTTAATCAAAGAGGCATTCGATGCCAATGGCATCCACTTCGCCTCGCCGACGGTCCAGGTCGCCGGCGACGACGCGCAATCGGCGGCGGCGGCCGCAACAACTCGCGACGCGATCACCAAAAAGCATCTGGCAGCGCTGGCGGCGGAAGCGCCGGCGAAATAG
- a CDS encoding sorbosone dehydrogenase family protein yields the protein MGLSDVFGRLVALIGAAAILVRRQNGASVEPAYGSAPNIPGAKPQGIPTLKMPTARGWTDGQVPTAAAGLKVNAFAAGLKHPRWIEVLPNGDVLVAEALSEPGGIKSAFDYAMFTTMKRAAAVGASPNRISLLRDADGDGWAEIRTVFLDRLNQPFGMALLGDTLYVGNTDGVVAFPYETGDTSIRATGRKLADFKGGGHWTRSLLASRDGRKLFIGVGSLSNIGERGMAAEEGRAAIHELDLESGKRRIFAAGLRNPVGMAWEPTTGALWTVVNERDGLGDETPPDYLTSVRDGGFYGWPFCYWGQIVDHRVPQDPALVPTALTPDYALGGHTASLGLCWLPAGTLPGFPDGMVIGQHGSWNRSSLSGYKVAFVPFVNGRPAGPPRDILTGFLSADERASYGRPVGVTLGPDGSLLVADDVGDVIWRVTGEAA from the coding sequence ATGGGCCTGTCAGACGTTTTTGGTCGATTGGTCGCACTGATCGGTGCCGCCGCAATCCTCGTGCGCCGCCAGAACGGCGCTTCTGTGGAACCCGCCTATGGTAGCGCCCCGAATATCCCGGGAGCCAAGCCCCAGGGCATTCCCACCCTGAAAATGCCTACGGCCAGGGGATGGACCGATGGGCAAGTGCCGACTGCGGCGGCTGGACTGAAGGTGAACGCATTCGCGGCCGGGCTCAAACATCCCCGCTGGATTGAGGTGTTGCCGAATGGCGACGTACTGGTCGCCGAGGCGCTCAGCGAGCCGGGGGGCATAAAATCTGCCTTCGACTACGCCATGTTCACCACAATGAAACGCGCCGCTGCAGTGGGCGCAAGTCCGAACCGCATCTCGCTTTTGCGTGATGCGGACGGCGACGGCTGGGCCGAAATACGCACCGTATTTCTCGACCGGCTCAATCAACCGTTCGGCATGGCGTTGCTGGGCGATACCTTATATGTCGGCAACACAGACGGGGTGGTCGCGTTCCCCTATGAAACGGGCGACACCAGCATCCGCGCGACAGGGCGAAAGCTGGCAGATTTCAAGGGCGGCGGGCACTGGACACGCAGCCTGCTTGCCAGCCGCGATGGACGAAAGCTCTTCATCGGCGTCGGGTCGCTCAGCAACATAGGCGAGCGCGGCATGGCGGCAGAGGAAGGACGGGCGGCCATTCACGAGCTTGACCTCGAGAGTGGTAAACGCCGCATATTTGCCGCCGGTTTGCGGAACCCGGTAGGCATGGCATGGGAGCCAACGACAGGTGCACTCTGGACGGTCGTCAATGAGCGCGATGGGCTGGGCGACGAGACGCCTCCTGACTATCTGACATCCGTTCGCGACGGTGGCTTTTATGGATGGCCCTTTTGCTACTGGGGGCAGATCGTGGACCACAGGGTGCCGCAGGATCCGGCCTTGGTCCCAACCGCTTTGACGCCGGACTATGCCTTGGGCGGACACACTGCATCACTCGGTCTTTGCTGGCTTCCCGCAGGCACTCTGCCCGGCTTCCCGGATGGAATGGTGATCGGTCAGCATGGTTCCTGGAACCGCAGCTCGCTGAGCGGCTACAAGGTTGCCTTCGTACCGTTCGTAAATGGACGCCCCGCCGGCCCCCCGCGCGACATTCTGACCGGCTTCCTTTCGGCCGACGAGCGGGCGTCCTATGGACGGCCGGTTGGAGTTACCCTCGGCCCGGACGGCTCCTTGTTGGTGGCGGACGATGTCGGCGACGTGATCTGGCGCGTGACGGGCGAGGCGGCGTGA
- a CDS encoding flavodoxin family protein: MMAKIPGTQSLPPVLEPRTGTPSPRLAENEFRRRFLSRFQDPVFSGLRSELDKIAAAAWDAYSNERKAPNTRKAGTAFKDPDYDLSVDWLAARDAIYAAQERHSDRRGPARILLISGSSRSEHTCPGEMSKSYRLTRIAQETIDQTAGVKTSILELHRLTSEYGRTIHPCKACFSTSPALCHWPCSCYPNYSLGQVDDWMNDIYPMWVEAHGIMIVTPVNWYQVSSPVKLMMDRLVCADGGNPDPTLTQGKDAKLAKALELQGWDYPRHLAGRLFSVIVHGDVEGAENVRRSLSDWLCYMHLEPAGPLAEMDRYIGYWKPYALSHQELDADEAVQEEVRNAARTLVEAVMLKRAGKLVSAGGELPAPRQK; encoded by the coding sequence ATGATGGCAAAGATCCCAGGGACGCAATCTCTCCCGCCAGTGCTTGAGCCGCGAACGGGAACGCCAAGCCCCAGGCTGGCCGAGAACGAATTTCGCCGCCGCTTCCTCAGCCGTTTCCAAGACCCGGTTTTCAGCGGTCTTCGATCGGAACTGGATAAGATCGCCGCGGCGGCTTGGGATGCCTATTCCAACGAGCGAAAAGCACCCAACACGCGCAAGGCCGGCACTGCCTTCAAGGACCCCGATTACGACCTGTCCGTCGATTGGCTCGCGGCGCGCGACGCAATTTATGCTGCGCAAGAGCGTCACTCGGACCGTCGGGGTCCCGCGCGCATCCTGTTGATCAGCGGGTCATCGCGCAGCGAACACACTTGTCCCGGCGAAATGTCGAAATCCTATCGGCTGACGCGCATCGCGCAGGAAACGATTGATCAAACGGCGGGGGTCAAGACCAGCATACTCGAGTTGCACCGCCTTACTTCGGAATATGGGCGAACGATCCACCCGTGCAAAGCCTGCTTTTCCACCTCGCCGGCCCTCTGCCACTGGCCGTGCTCCTGCTATCCCAACTACTCGCTTGGCCAGGTCGACGACTGGATGAACGACATCTATCCGATGTGGGTAGAGGCGCACGGCATCATGATCGTCACGCCTGTGAACTGGTATCAGGTCTCGTCGCCGGTAAAGCTGATGATGGATCGGCTCGTTTGCGCGGATGGCGGCAATCCGGACCCCACCCTGACACAGGGCAAGGATGCAAAGCTCGCAAAGGCGCTTGAACTCCAAGGCTGGGACTATCCTCGGCATCTCGCCGGGCGGCTCTTCTCCGTCATCGTTCACGGGGACGTGGAGGGGGCCGAGAACGTTCGACGCAGCCTGTCCGACTGGCTGTGCTACATGCATCTCGAACCTGCGGGGCCCTTGGCGGAGATGGATCGCTATATCGGCTACTGGAAGCCATACGCGCTCAGTCACCAGGAGCTTGATGCGGATGAGGCGGTGCAGGAAGAGGTCCGCAATGCGGCGCGAACATTGGTCGAGGCGGTGATGCTCAAACGCGCCGGCAAGCTCGTTTCGGCCGGTGGCGAGCTCCCGGCCCCACGGCAGAAATAG
- a CDS encoding PRC-barrel domain-containing protein, with amino-acid sequence MADPNLHQSHDLIASDMVVGTTVYDMNGNQVGSIERIILEKRGGRVAYAVMSFGGFLGVGHEHYPLPWEMLDYNTDLGGFQVNITKEQVEGAPRYPADREYDWGPESGRKVYDYYGIPPYWV; translated from the coding sequence ATGGCCGACCCTAATCTGCATCAATCGCATGACCTCATCGCCAGCGACATGGTCGTGGGCACCACTGTCTACGACATGAACGGCAATCAGGTAGGCTCAATAGAGAGGATCATCCTGGAAAAGCGCGGTGGACGCGTCGCCTATGCCGTGATGAGCTTCGGCGGCTTTCTCGGGGTTGGACATGAACACTACCCGCTTCCCTGGGAAATGCTCGACTACAATACGGATCTCGGCGGGTTCCAGGTGAACATCACAAAGGAACAAGTCGAAGGAGCCCCGCGCTATCCCGCAGACCGGGAATATGACTGGGGGCCCGAAAGCGGCCGTAAAGTCTACGATTATTACGGGATTCCGCCCTACTGGGTATGA
- a CDS encoding bifunctional alpha/beta hydrolase/OsmC family protein has protein sequence MSFNSQRLQFPGHSGATLAARLDLPNGPLRAYALFAHCFTCSKDLAGARRVAAELAREGIAVLRFDFTGLGSSEGEFGSTNFSSNVADLLSAADYLRQHYQAPSLLIGHSLGGAAVLAVAGDIPEVRAVATIGAPADVGHVLKNFGASLEEIEKTGSAEVDLAGRRFLIRKQFVEDARAQRIKDSVASLRKPLLILHAPLDQTVGIENATEIFSAARHPKSFVSLDSADHLLTDPEDAAFAGRIISSWLTRYLAADTPQGTGPIEHVRVMETGEGKFQNAIQAGGHRLFADEPESVGGLDSGPSPYDFLSIALGACTSMTLRLYADHKQLSLGRIGVDVSHAKIHAKDCEECTEPERSGSGRIDRFERVISIDGGVSEELRGKIAEIADKCPVHRTLEAVARIRTTVKPGSH, from the coding sequence ATGTCTTTCAACTCGCAACGGCTTCAATTTCCCGGCCATTCCGGCGCGACGCTCGCCGCGCGCCTTGATCTGCCCAACGGGCCATTGCGCGCCTACGCGCTTTTTGCCCATTGCTTCACCTGTTCCAAGGATCTCGCGGGAGCGCGCCGTGTTGCAGCAGAGCTGGCTCGCGAAGGTATCGCTGTCCTGCGTTTCGACTTCACGGGGTTGGGGTCGAGCGAAGGTGAGTTCGGCTCGACCAATTTCTCCTCCAATGTTGCCGACCTGCTCTCAGCCGCCGACTATTTGCGCCAACACTATCAAGCGCCGTCGCTTCTGATCGGCCACTCGCTCGGCGGCGCCGCCGTCCTGGCCGTCGCCGGGGACATTCCTGAGGTCCGCGCCGTTGCTACGATCGGTGCGCCGGCCGATGTTGGCCACGTCTTGAAGAACTTCGGAGCGAGTCTCGAGGAGATCGAGAAGACCGGGTCGGCCGAAGTTGATCTTGCCGGGCGCAGGTTCCTCATCAGAAAGCAATTTGTCGAAGACGCGCGTGCACAGCGCATAAAAGACTCTGTTGCGAGCCTGAGAAAACCGCTTCTCATTCTTCACGCGCCGTTGGACCAGACGGTCGGAATCGAGAACGCTACTGAGATCTTCAGCGCGGCGAGGCATCCGAAAAGTTTTGTTTCGCTCGACAGTGCCGATCACCTGCTCACCGACCCTGAGGACGCGGCCTTTGCCGGACGGATCATTTCGTCATGGCTGACGCGCTATCTTGCCGCCGATACGCCGCAGGGCACCGGACCAATTGAACATGTGCGTGTGATGGAAACGGGCGAAGGCAAGTTTCAGAACGCGATTCAGGCTGGCGGTCATCGGCTGTTCGCCGATGAACCCGAGAGCGTGGGTGGGCTCGATTCCGGACCATCGCCCTATGACTTCCTGTCCATTGCTCTTGGCGCCTGCACCTCGATGACGCTGCGCCTCTATGCCGACCATAAGCAGCTGTCGCTCGGACGCATCGGCGTCGACGTCTCGCATGCGAAGATCCATGCAAAAGATTGCGAGGAGTGCACCGAACCGGAACGCAGCGGCAGCGGCAGGATCGATCGTTTCGAACGCGTCATTTCTATCGATGGCGGGGTCTCGGAGGAGCTTCGCGGCAAGATCGCCGAAATTGCCGACAAGTGTCCGGTCCACCGCACGCTCGAGGCAGTGGCGAGGATCAGGACGACCGTGAAACCAGGATCACATTAG
- a CDS encoding MarR family winged helix-turn-helix transcriptional regulator, translating to MASGAGSRSRTQVPEIADEEALDPGVFEGLAGVRLAMRRFLSFSEAVLSEAGVTSQQYQALLVLKVAPQSRIMLRQLAEEMLIQHHGAVQLVDRLVAAGLALRFPSADDKRRVLVGLTDYGERVLNFLAKRHLGAMLDNEPLLIESLSRLRALARTG from the coding sequence ATGGCCTCAGGCGCAGGTTCTAGGTCCCGCACACAAGTCCCTGAGATTGCCGATGAGGAGGCACTTGATCCAGGGGTGTTCGAGGGTCTGGCCGGAGTCAGGCTGGCCATGCGTCGCTTCCTCTCCTTTAGCGAGGCGGTCCTTTCCGAGGCGGGTGTGACGTCGCAACAATATCAAGCACTGCTGGTACTCAAAGTTGCTCCCCAAAGCCGAATCATGCTCCGACAACTCGCCGAAGAGATGCTGATACAACATCACGGCGCGGTTCAGCTCGTTGACCGGCTGGTGGCGGCTGGACTGGCACTGCGGTTCCCATCGGCCGACGACAAACGCCGCGTCCTTGTCGGCCTCACCGATTATGGCGAACGGGTTCTGAACTTCCTGGCCAAAAGACATCTGGGTGCGATGCTCGATAACGAGCCGTTGCTGATTGAATCTCTCTCGCGTCTTCGCGCATTGGCGCGTACCGGATAA
- a CDS encoding PRC-barrel domain-containing protein: MLWSASGVKGCSIEASDGSIGTVSDLLFDDQSWSLRWIVVSMGPLSGRQVLMPPSAVVSVDSVGRALTADVTREQVEDSAELDVDAPVSRRHERSLFGRGWKPYLTPRATILGGVSGQPTAQGAAKTAGSHRPDERDPLLRSMSEVIGYYVHARDGYIGHIEDFIVDTDAWAVRYLVVDTVNWWPGKQALVSPAAFTEVSWAAKTVDADLTRDQIQGAPEYYPGQVVDRAYEALYHEYYGYPYYWK, encoded by the coding sequence ATGCTTTGGAGTGCATCTGGAGTAAAGGGCTGCAGCATCGAGGCCAGCGACGGCTCCATCGGTACTGTAAGCGACCTCCTGTTCGACGACCAATCGTGGTCGCTTCGGTGGATTGTAGTCAGCATGGGGCCGCTCTCAGGGCGCCAGGTACTCATGCCGCCTTCTGCAGTGGTTTCGGTGGACTCCGTCGGGCGGGCGCTCACCGCCGACGTGACGCGCGAGCAAGTCGAAGATAGTGCTGAGCTGGATGTCGACGCGCCCGTTTCGCGTCGACACGAGCGCAGTCTTTTCGGCCGCGGATGGAAGCCGTATCTGACTCCGCGGGCCACCATCCTCGGGGGTGTTTCTGGACAGCCAACCGCACAGGGAGCGGCGAAGACTGCGGGGTCTCACCGGCCTGATGAACGTGATCCACTTTTGCGTTCGATGAGCGAAGTCATCGGCTACTATGTGCACGCTCGTGATGGCTATATCGGTCACATCGAAGACTTCATCGTCGACACCGATGCCTGGGCTGTCCGGTATTTAGTTGTCGACACCGTCAACTGGTGGCCGGGAAAGCAGGCGCTGGTCTCGCCGGCCGCGTTCACTGAGGTTAGCTGGGCAGCGAAAACGGTGGATGCCGATCTGACGCGAGATCAGATACAAGGAGCCCCGGAGTACTATCCCGGTCAAGTCGTCGATCGAGCCTACGAGGCGCTCTATCACGAGTATTACGGCTATCCCTACTATTGGAAGTGA
- a CDS encoding MgtC/SapB family protein, with the protein MELGLDLERLLVDVVTVAIAFALAFPIGWERGRGRYSVGFRTLPIVSVAACGFALLVDTNSPGAAEAQARVLQGVITGIGFIGGGAIVKQRGNVKGLVTAASIWNAGAIGAAVGLGRLNIAIVLSLINLISLLALAYLGIRSDEDESSG; encoded by the coding sequence ATGGAACTGGGGCTCGATCTTGAACGGCTGCTTGTTGACGTGGTGACCGTCGCAATCGCCTTCGCTCTGGCATTTCCGATCGGGTGGGAACGCGGTCGGGGCCGCTACAGCGTCGGCTTCAGAACGCTCCCCATCGTGTCGGTAGCTGCCTGCGGGTTCGCGCTCCTGGTGGACACGAATTCTCCAGGGGCCGCGGAAGCTCAGGCACGCGTCTTACAAGGCGTAATCACCGGTATAGGGTTCATAGGTGGCGGTGCCATCGTCAAGCAACGGGGCAATGTGAAGGGGCTGGTTACCGCGGCGAGCATCTGGAACGCCGGTGCCATCGGTGCCGCGGTAGGATTGGGACGCCTCAACATAGCTATCGTGCTCAGCCTCATCAATCTCATCAGCCTTTTAGCCCTGGCATATCTCGGCATTCGTAGCGACGAAGATGAGAGCAGCGGATGA